A genomic stretch from Ooceraea biroi isolate clonal line C1 chromosome 3, Obir_v5.4, whole genome shotgun sequence includes:
- the LOC105277102 gene encoding uncharacterized protein LOC105277102: protein MLRTIISSIRKLEPQHFLEKIYLAFCIPSRSHTVIDQPIARCCLSASHTSFAQSSRLPNAIMDVTQSHPRRASRPGFLPRFSVFFAHRGTTLRDRSQILLKSSLLWDIALPCTTRNDALLRPSAAAPLRAGGTHTEGEQKGRGASSGVKKGTK, encoded by the exons ATGTTGCGCACCATCATATCCAGTATTCGAAAACTCGAACCGCAGCATTTTCtcgagaaaatttatttagcaTTCTGCATTCCTTCCAGATCACACACCGTTATCGATCAACCCATCGCTCGTTGTTGCTTATCGGCGTCTCATACGAGCTTCGCCCAATCGTCTCGTCTCCCCAACGCAATAATGGACGTTACGCAGTCGCATCCCCGGCGAGCATCGCGTCCAGGTTTTCTCCCCCGGTTCTCTGTTTTCTTTGCACATCGCGGGACAACGCTGCGAGATCGGAGTCAAATCCTCCTCAAGTCAAGT CTTCTGTGGGACATAGCGCTACCGTGCACAACCAGGAACGACGCATTGTTACGTCCGTCAGCTGCCGCTCCGCTTCGAGCCGGCGGCACGCACACCGAGGGGGAACAGAAGGGTCGCGGGGCCAGCTCTGGCGTGAAGAAGGGTACGAAGTAA